The proteins below come from a single Actinomycetota bacterium genomic window:
- a CDS encoding YciI family protein has protein sequence MRYLSIFNAVERESPPSPEEVQVMGELIEEMSKAGKLLTTEGCLPSARGARVRRSGEDTTVTDGPFTGAKEVVGGFAILQADSKEEAVELAKRFLDVVGDGVCEIRELYEQPAFVAE, from the coding sequence ATGCGCTACCTCTCGATCTTCAATGCGGTGGAGCGGGAATCTCCCCCCTCGCCGGAGGAGGTGCAGGTGATGGGGGAGTTGATCGAGGAGATGTCGAAGGCGGGCAAGCTGCTGACGACGGAGGGGTGCCTGCCGAGCGCCCGGGGCGCGCGGGTCCGGCGCTCCGGCGAGGACACCACCGTGACGGACGGTCCCTTCACCGGGGCGAAGGAGGTCGTCGGCGGCTTCGCCATCCTGCAAGCCGACTCCAAGGAGGAAGCCGTCGAGCTGGCGAAGCGCTTCCTCGACGTGGTCGGCGACGGCGTGTGTGAGATCCGCGAGCTGTACGAGCAGCCGGCGTTCGTCGCCGAGTGA